Below is a genomic region from Eupeodes corollae chromosome 1, idEupCoro1.1, whole genome shotgun sequence.
aacttctaacagTACCCTCACcatctcatattcgtttttagattggcatccttgttcttcggatgtggactaccaacggcagcttatgataagttcattaaattctgatcttgacagcattgtccaatgtaatcaaaaaccgtgtagaatttaatgtttcaaaaactaaatgctgtcctctgtcgcaaaagcgtaacccccCCCCCCAcctaatgccactatccatgagtggtacttgcatcaaaGAGACTGAACACCTTTCAGTGTTAGGTATGttcattacaaaccacttgctgtggagtgatcacatatttgacatcgccaaaaatgctactAAGTGTTTACGCTtgctccgaagatgcaagaagttttttaccccttttgATCtagctataatctataaagcctatattcgtccgaaaataaaagtaaaatttccacatctgggcaggtgctcctattacccacttgagtctcttggacataattcaaaagagagccTTAAACTGATAGGTGACTGTTGCCTAATTGAAACTTTTATATCACTCGAGCATCGCCGTAAGGTTTCATgcttgtcattattttatcgctactttcataaacaatgctctaatgaaatagccagttgcattatTCCCTTCAAAGAATTCacccgtaatacccgttcttataggaatgctcatcagtttagcCTTGAGCccgatttcggacgtactgttaagtacagagattctttctttagtcgcactacacgaatatgGAAtactttaccagactcaatatttcccactcattgcaatgtgcagacattcaaatccaatgtgcatcggtatcttctttctaatcctatcctcccttccttaTTGCTCCCATtgtgtaaaattattataagggtattcatatcctcGTGcgcttataattaaaaaaaaaattcaaaaattattgatccagtttttctaaatgaaaattttgacatttctcgacttttcgaGGTAcccataatttaaaacaaaggttTTTTGGTGCGTGTGTATACGAGTCCGAATGTATGTATGTCCTTAAGTCTCGTCCGTGCAttggtatacatttttttgtgggTCATGTCTGATATCTTATGAAGAAATGAAGttatcggcttcaaataaattttgttttacagataaaaacaataaaagggTCACAAAAGACTTTCTAAAAAATTGagtaagtgtttttgtttttacgagccatttaaaaacaaattgaaaaatttgattgaccccaaatatcttatgaaccaataaCGTTAACAACTTTagcttaattttatattaaacgtTTTGACGTAATAACAAATTGGTGCAAGCTAAAAAATTCAACTAGGTGTATAACTGAAGACAAAATACTactgaaaacttatttttgactATCTCAAGGATACATGATGTTTTGGTCATTTTCTTAGGAAAAGGATATCAACTTgataattctttttcaaaaatatttgatatttgattcaaaaatcacgggaacaagaaaaaaattgaattcaggcttttttaatcttttataaaatgtaatcaTTACGGCCAATTTCATGACAAAGTTCTAGTCTCTGAGACTTGGTTTATTGATAATTTGGAACTCGATTGAGTTTCAACTCATTTCCTCatcatgttcttaaaaaattatattttatgtgcAATAATTACATGTATTtagaaaatacataaacatGGACAGTTTGGAAATTAGTCATAAATAGGAgctgtaaaatgtaaaatgttgtgGGCTCTAATTGATGATACCATAGCAATATCGATACCAACATCTTGTAGGATGAACAATAACAGGGTTTCTACTCCTCGTGACAAATGGTTTGACAGAGACTGCTCACAAGCAAGGAAAAAATCATTTGCTTGGTTAAAGCTTGTAAGGAAGTACCCTCAAAACCCCTTTCTAAAGCGTGAATATTTGTCCgctaacaaaactttaaaagcctTGCTTAAGTCTAAGCGTCAAGCATACTTTGAGAACATTGCACACGATCTTTCAAGTTGCAGGAACGCGTCACAGTTTTGGAGCAAAGTCCGCCTTATAAACAACGACAGTCAATTACCGCGACCTTGCCTACCGATCGAGCTGAAGGATTTATGcgaacatttcaaaaacctcACAAAGGACAAGTTTACTACGAGCTTCCAATTTGCTATCCCTTTTCAGGCGGATGACGCCTTGGACGCCCCTCTCTGTATCTTAGAGGTAAAGGCAGTTTTGGTTGAACTGAAATGTAACAAAGCTCCAGGATCCAACGGTATACCGCCGGAATTTTACAAATTCAGCACACCCTCATTCATCGAACACTTTACTCTAGCGCTTAACCAGGCTTTCGAAGACGGATGCATACCTACTTATTTTAAGGATTCTATCGTCACTCCCATATTCAAGAAAGGTGACCGCACTGATCCtgcaaactatagaggaatatcctTGCTGAACACTTCAATGAAAATTCTGACAAGGCTTCTATACAAAAGACTCTACGGTTGGGTTCAAGCAAATCATCTCCTTGGTGAGTCTCAAGCCGGGTTCCGCAAGAACTACTCAACGATAGACCAAATCTACTCACTCACATCCATTGCGGACATCTTCATTAAAGATAAAAAGAAGCTGTATGCcttctttatagattttaaagctgccttcGACACCATCGACAGAAAAGCTCTTATGCTTAAACTTACAACAAAGGTGTTTCAACAAAGTTTGGAcgcattttggaaaaattttatgaatctaCAACATCTGCAATCTCTTTCAACAACGATATAACGGAATCATACGAAGTGGAAGTAGGCGTAAGACAAGGTTGCAACTTAAGCCCTCTtttgtttgcactcttcataGACGACATGGAGGACGATCTACAGGGTGGAGCAAAAGTTACAGCAAATCTTCTAGTGAAATCCTTAAAATTCGCCGATGACATTGTTATATTTGCTGAAACGCCTGAAAGTCTCCAGTTGATGATAAACAGAATAGCTGCATTCTGCTACAAATGGAGGCTTCAGGTAAACCTTAGCAAATCCAAGGTTATGATCTTTCGTAACGGTGGAGGCCCAAACTGTCGCAACGAAAAGTGGAGATTTGATAGCAAGGAAATCGAAGTAGTAAGTGACTACAACTACCTAGGAGTAAAGATATCAAGAAATCTGAATCTGAGAAACCACATTGTAGAGAAACTAGCCAAATCAAAAAATGCACTAAATGCAACGTGGAAGTCCATTATGCACAACAAAGACGttcatttcaattcaaagttCCGAATTTTTGAAACAACGGCGAAGGCAGTTATGTGCTACGCCGCACAAGTATGGGGTCACAAAGAATTCAGTGAGGTGGAATatcttttgagatattttctaaAGAGAACTTTGAGGCTTCCAAACAGTACTCCAAATCACATTCTCATGCGCGAGACGGGTCTTCCTCCTCTATTCATTTCGACACTTAAAATGCAAGTAGACTACATAATAAAGACGTTAACCATGAACGAGAACAGGCTgctcaaaaaaataactatggtCATTTTAAGAAGGAAGTCATCTTGGTTCGAGAGCTGGAGTAGCTTAGCTACTCTTTGTGACCGTCAGCTAATTCTAAACGAAAATAGGCCAGATCAAtggaaagctgaactttatgatCTCATTAGTGCAGTTGATGTGAAGAAAAGAGAGGAATTCATTACAAAAGCTAGAGAGTCGTCAAGCAGACGTATTTACGCAATGCTCGATTACAATCTTGCAACCAGAAGTTATTTCAAGGAAGAGTACTCATCCGACCTCATGTCACtggttttaaaaacaagagGAGAGTTGCTGCCACTCAACTTTATGCCGCATAGAGAAGAACGCTCGGAAATCTGCAATTTGTGCAACCAAGGAGAAAGGGAAAACATCTACCACTTCCTTTGCAGATGCCCGATCTTAATGGAATCTCGGAGGAGTGTTTTTGGGAAGAGTTTACTGAGTGAAGATGAAATGATAACCATTCTCAATGGAGCTGTTTGGAAAGTCCTGTTTCAATttgtcaagcttgctctttcatacagaaaaaaaattacagatgaacttttttaaatacaaaaaaaaattacttaaaatctactttaaagtttatattgTCAACTGGCAGACGGCTTAGGCCATgctctaaaaatgttattttatttttatatatatatatataatctgcataagacttaaagaaaaataaaacatttgttaatctaatctaatctctAACAGTTTCATAAAGTGCAAAATTTAGATAAGCATTAAAACCCATTAAACTATTTACTCTTcatgcgttttttttatttttacatatttattacATCAAAGGGATGGATGGACATtatacatattatgtacatCGACTTTTCAATCTGCACAAATAGACAtaagagttttttaaattattactaaaCTTTGAgcaatatttgtttcatttttcgtCTCGACAATAATCTCTTGGCTAAACCTACTGAACGGACGatttcttcaaactttaaatctgataaaaattaattaaattaaagacaatttATTTAAGGGCAACGTTCCTACAGCTTCAAGTATTTGTTtgatagtaaaaataaattttaaataatagatAACAAACCGATAAATTATACATAAGCTAAAAAGtaacatattttgtttagtgATTTATCTAGCTTTAAGTTGCATCATATGATGATATTTTAACCTTCCTATACCCGCGCATTGGTCTGTGAGACcgtaaaattactttttctcaaatattttagTAACGGTGTAATTtagcaatttaatttatttattaaataaaaaaaaaactaataaggaCTTGGTTTATTTCGTTATTAATATGTTATtctatagattaaaaaaaaataataaagatattCAAAATAGAAGAGAAACTACGGGCTTTTTAGATTCGGTCCGAGAGACCGTGCGCGGGTATAAGTGCTATTTTTTTTGACGCGGGTATAGAAAGGAGATTTCAGGGACTCgaaacaaatttcttttgatatttatttgagaaagaTCTTTAGTGCAACACGAAtattatgtacaatgtacatacatatgtatgtatgtacatgagtacttttatcaaaaaagaataCATTAAAATAACACAAATCTTGAACGAAATCCAATAAAACgcgaaaacacaatttttacttCGAAAAAGTGAGAATATCAAAACCAAATCCTAAATCcaacaaaaactaacaaatattattaaacaaactACAAGATGCTACAAAACTAGCCAAAAACACGTTACAACTTAGTTCCATTTAACCGAgatctaaaattcaaaaatgattttaaactgAGTTTAGTAGACAGGATTAGATGTGAAGAAATGCTCGagctctaaatatttttaaaatggcgTTAAAAAGATAAACCGAGAATTACTAGATcgggtttttgttttattttatttattttagaacttcaACTCGGCCATTCCTTAACATCTCGTCATATCTGCACAGCTCGGTATTTTTGAGTTCTAATATCCTAGACCACCAAATTTGAGAGCCTAATAAATCGAAGTTCTATCTCAAACTGAATCCTAAATCAGAGTTCTAACGCCTGAGAACTCAATGAAAAAATGAGTTTGAACTCAATGGAGTTCTAATAAACCGATTTCTAGATACTAGAATTTTGTCAAGAATTCGCATTTAAAGACAGTGTTGCAATACCAACTTAAAccgttatttataaataaactttgtAATGATTGTTAAGagtactaaaaaaaattattatccaaaaaaaatcaaatgaatctGAGATGCCACGGAATAGCAAATAAGTCCAAGTTTAGTTTTACgatattactaaaaaaaaactttattatctagGTAGGTTATTTTTCAGATTATTTAGTGAAGAAATAACCTTCTTTAGAATTATGAAACAAAAtgcaataaacaataaacagaACAACTACTATAAATATGCGGCAGTATATAAATGCGATAGTATTCCTTTTTCTGCAATGAATAAAGGATGAATGTTAGTTCCAAAGctacttctgacataattgcaccaatccttaaggcaatttttaccagctgtctttacctggtccatgttccctcggcatggagagaagttaaagttgtttttatacccaaagcaggtaaatgctcgcaagttaATTCTAAAGATcaacgacctataagtctatcatcattccttcttaagaccttggaaagattgattgatatccatttaagggcacgtatcgatacaagacttctgtcttcgtcgcaacatgcctactgtaaaggtaaatcggtggaaacagcgttacacactttagtacgcgccgtcgaatattccctccatcataaagagttcactatgtttgctttccttgacatcgaaggtgcctttaacaacgtggacacatctgcaatcacatctgaactaacatctctaaatgtagagttcgcttcgggagttgattcatttaatgctgactaacagaataatcaactcaaaactgagcaactcttctggcagacgattcgttagtagaggaacACCGCAAGGTGTTGTTCTATCCACTCTCCTCCTAATTAGTCTGGAGGCGGAGGGCTAAAGAGTGATAGcatatgcggacgacgttgctatagcagtgttagaaaagcatcttaacaccttaaaagaactcttacaaaatgccttagataGACTAAAACTTTGgtctgatcggtgtggactgggtgttaacccacacaaaccgatttagtcttattttcgaggagatacaaaattccatttgtcagacgaggctaaatacctgggtcttgtcttagataaataactaaattggaaacgcaacgtacaggaaagattcaaaaaagctactgtagctctcttttcttgcaaaaaaagctattgataataaatggggcttaaaACCcggaatcacgcattggctatacacaccggtaattagaccgattttaatgtacggtgtggcagaaTGGTTTACTGCTTTGTAGAAAGGAATAAACATGGATAAATTaactgcggcactggacaccttactctacctaacacatCTTGACATCTTGCTATTCttctcaaagcttcgtcgcagtggactaacaacaaatTTGGCCACTCTCTAATTCTTAGTTATTTAGAATCAATCCAAAGCACagtgcaattcgacagaaatttcgaCATTTCTATACCTGGcggatctttttgggaggataggacattcctggaagatgggtcaacccatttttatacagatggttcaaaaactaaagaagggattggtggaggtgtgtactctgaacgactgaaattaagtctctcattcagccttcccaatcattgtagcgtgtttgagacagaacttaaaataagtcttgtcctgtcttaaagaaaatgtgatatcaacatctcagatagtcaggctgctatcaaatcacttgattctgtctctacaaactctatgaCAGCCCATAACTGTCCtttatctctaatggagatggcacaacagtttaatattcacctttgctgggtgccgggccatagagacattccaggcaactgtaaggcagatgaactctgCAAggcgct
It encodes:
- the LOC129951457 gene encoding uncharacterized protein LOC129951457, coding for MLWALIDDTIAISIPTSCRMNNNRVSTPRDKWFDRDCSQARKKSFAWLKLVRKYPQNPFLKREYLSANKTLKALLKSKRQAYFENIAHDLSSCRNASQFWSKVRLINNDSQLPRPCLPIELKDLCEHFKNLTKDKFTTSFQFAIPFQADDALDAPLCILEVKAVLVELKCNKAPGSNGIPPEFYKFSTPSFIEHFTLALNQAFEDGCIPTYFKDSIVTPIFKKGDRTDPANYRGISLLNTSMKILTRLLYKRLYGWVQANHLLGESQAGFRKNYSTIDQIYSLTSIADIFIKDKKKLYAFFIDFKAAFDTIDRKALMLKLTTKVFQQSLDAFWKNFMNLQHLQSLSTTI